The following is a genomic window from Bactrocera tryoni isolate S06 chromosome 2, CSIRO_BtryS06_freeze2, whole genome shotgun sequence.
AACGTTCAAAAGCAGGATATTCTAATAGAAATAGCagttaaaattataatacatatattcatatagtacaccatgtcgtatatAACACAGATTGTATAAATCACTTGTAGTAATGCCTGTGCCTATTCGATTtgataacaacaaacaaatctGAAATGTAGAGTGCGTTTAGAAGAAAAATCAACTTGAGACGCACACCGTAATATGCATATAATGTTGAATTAAGAAAACATTCACTTTTACTCTCATTAAATTActatatttacttgtatattatgcTTTTGACAATGAAGCATGTAAACAGCTGATTTGTAACCACCCTTTCATTTAGCAGTTAATTctattaacattttattaattgtcAGCTTAATCTATCAAAACTCtgtacatttttattacataaccagaagaaatatattgaaataaaaataaatatagaaagattcaaatcataattttcaaataaaagaataaaattataatccaaaatttaatttaaaaaattgtttaaaaaaaattttattttaaaaaattttaaatacgcaaaattcaattaaaaaattattacaaaaattattaaaaaaaaattatttaaaaaatgataaaaaaatatttaaaatatttaaaaaattatttaaaaaaaaaaaaattattaaaaactatttaaaaaatttttaaaaattaatttaaaaaaatttaaaatatttaaaaataaaaaataagtaaaaaattacgaaaaaatcatgtgTTTGAACGCAGCTGCTTGGAAAATACAATGTGGGCAGCCTGTTGTCATATTATGTAGACACACAATCGCTTTTGCATTAGTttactaaataattatttaaaaaaatcaggatatgtgtatatttacatgattgtttatattattacttCATCGCGTTGAATACTTCATCAAAATGTTTTTGAGCAAataataagaatattaaaatcattgctttgcTGTGCTCTTCAGCTAGAAAAAGGAGTAagggtttatttaaaaaaaaaacgcgccTTTAAAGAAATTCACTTCAAGACACAAACGTTTGCGTCCATATTcattgtatgcatgtatgtttgtatatatttagttGTATTATTCTGGTTTATGTTAAAAACAGTATtcaatacaaattaaatatgtaaataaaataattttttgaactgaagcacataatttaaataataataaatgcattAACGGTATTTATATGGGTAAAACTGGAACTCTTTAAAACTTTAGTtggcatacatatgcatatatgcaaatGAACGACGAATACTActtagtaatttaaaattaattatattacattTCACTATTAGCAACAtccaaaacgttttttttttaccaaaggTCCTTTCTTCAGTTACGCGCAGAAAATAACTTACGATTACTGTATAAAAtagtgtaaaataatttttaggcaGCTATGCAATCAATGTTATTTCAATGAGCTTTTAATTCTATTTAAATGCGCATAATTTGGCAGCACATCAGCTATCCAGTCGGGATTGATTTCGGAAACTTGACGCAGAAAATTGCGTTCGGTCAGCACAATCTctgtaaatattacaaattccGGCCTATATTTGCCATGGAAGACACTGGACGGGTGTATTCTCGCACGCTGACGTCCAGCTATTGTAAGGTAGGTATTGTCGCGTTGCAGTTCAGCAATATTATCGAACAGACCAATTAGCAGGCACTTGCGCACTTGATCCTGATTATTACCACAACTGTTTAAAGGCAAATCGAGACGCTCAACAATCTCTTGTAGTTGTTTACGCACCTCACGCGCATAGGAAAGATTTCTTGTGTTAAGAAAATTGTCATGGCACCAGAGCTGTGTAAGAAATTTgagaataattataaattttgtttttttttttacttttttgtacacTAACCTTAACTTTCTCGGTCTTCAGAAACGCACTAAAGACATTAAGCAGCGTTAAATGATCACCATGTTTGGATGTGAATTTAGCATGCGCCAGAGCGGCAAGCTCGCGTTTTTCATTGCTAGAAACAAACACATTCTCCCCCGACAGCACAGCGACTAGACTTAACATTTCTTCCATGCAACCGAAGGCTGACGCTGATAGCAATAGCTTGCTGTAGCGTGGATCTAGTGGGAATTGTGACATTTGCTGACCCAAGGTTGTCAGTTCAggtttgattttataatttcttacaGCACCGAGCGCTTCCAACTTACGATAGGCATCGTCTACCGCTTCGGGCGTTGGACGATCTAGAAAATCAAATGTACGACAATCGATACCCAATGCTAACAACTGCAGTACAGTAGAGCAAATATTGCTGCGCAATATTTCAGGCTTTGGCATGTTTTCGAAGGATTCCATTTCTGCTTGTGTGTAAGTGCGATAACAAGTGCCTGGTGCATCACGGCCAGCGCGGCCGCAGCGTTGCCATGCCTGCGCTTGTGAAACACGCACAATACGCAGAGCATCCAAACCGCTGCTTGGATTATAGACACGTCGCTTAACAAAGCCGCAATCGATGACGCATCTTATGCCAGGTATTGTGACGGATGTTTCAGCTATGTTGGTTGCTAGCACGATTTTACGTGAATTCGCGTGTGCGGGTAGGAAACATTCCAATTGTTTGTTCTGTGGCAACTGCGCATAGAGTGGAAATACACGTACTGGACTTAATTCGGCATCATGTGtctgtaaataatttaattcaaattacaAGTCGCTTTTAATGTATGAGCACATGACTTACCTTAGCAATTTGACGTATTTGATGCGCCATTGCTTCGATTTCCTCTTGCCCAGTAAGAAAAATTAGCACATCATGACTATAAtgtcataaaataattatattacttatttaaggcaaaaaatgtataaacattACTTGACAGGTTCTGCACGATGGAACTGAAATAGCGTCACTAGTGCAGCATTAAGGTAATCTGGTTGAGTGTCTTTAGCATGCATAACTTTTACCGGATAGGTTTTACCCTCGAGGTACATGCCGCGCACATTAAAATACTTTCCAAAATGATCGATATCCATGGTAGCTGATGTAATCACGATTTTAAGTGGCGTTAAACCCCGTTGTCTACGCTGCTTTTGCGCTTCTTTGACAATACCGAAAAGCACATCAGTGTTTATTGTACGTTCGTGGGCTTCATCTAATATCAAAACAGTGTACTGCCGCAACAGGCGATCAGCAATAGCTTCACGCAGTAGGCAACCATCTGTTAGGAATCTTATACGTGTCTGTGGAGAAGTGCAATCCTCGAAACGAACTGTGTAACCCACAGTTTCGCCAAGACGACAACCTTGTTCTTGCGCAACACGACGCGCTACAGTTATTGCGGCCACACGACGTGGTTGTGTTATGCCAATCATACCTTTTTGCGCAAAGCCACTTTCGTAGAGGAACTGCGGTATTTGTGTTGTTTTACCAGAACCAGTCTCACCCATCAACAACATAGTTTCTGAACGTCGCGCCTCTAGTATAAGTCGCTGACGTACTTTATATACAGGTAGCGCCTGTCGCTGTAGTTCCAACTGTTGTTTGGATGGTATACCTTTGCCATTAAGATGTAGTATGCCACCATTCGGTGTAGGTGTGTTGACATTTGATTTTCCATTTGAGGTAGTTGTTGCACTTCCGTTATTCAATTTAGGTGCTTTGATTATAACATTTTCAATGCCATTCACCGGACTTTGTAATTTTCGTTTAATTGGAAAACTAGATATGCTAACACTTGTCTTCGCACCGCCGCCATGCGGTGATTTGACCGGAGTTTTGCTTGTCAACAAATATTTGGACTCCATACCCGTTGACATAAAACTTGTCTGGAGCTTGTAAACTGAGAAATTCCTGCACTTTATACCGCACTTTGTGAAGTGCGcagtaaatttgttttttgaaattcactaAATTCACGGGAAATTCATTATGCGAAAAATATTGGGAGAATTTATcgcaactttttttaattaaaaataaaaataatattggagTTTTCCCCCTTCACGCTGGGCGCACGTTGACAACGTTTGACAGTTTGCAAGCTGACATCCCAATTTTCAACGCCATGTGAGTTCTCTGTTATTCAGCGCATAGCACGAAGTTGCCACATTAATTGACTGTTGCTacattaacttaaaatttttgtatatatcagTGCTTGGACCAATTGTAAGCGGTATTTACTTCCATATTAGTCTGTTTGGTGTAGAAACATATTGATGTCGAGAGTATAAGGGTAGAACAATATCTGCAAGTTAAAGATTAATGGAAGTGAATAACTTTTCGACAACCGCAATATGTTGtatgtactttttattttattcattaatGAAAGTGGCTAAATTCTCAATAATCacaatattttgtactttttatctTATTCAtatgtttcaaataataaagGAAGTAATCGATCTTAGATCCTTAGGACCGTTTTCTCAATATCTGGTTAGTAGTCATTTGTAGTTAAGTTCTCATTTGCTTAATCAAGACTTTTTCTTTAGGTAAAGGCATTTTTTTAACTAGACCGCCCTTACCCTCAATTGTAAACGTCCACACATTCCTCAAtcaacatgtacatacatacatacatgcttatgtGTCGAGGAAGTTTGCTACAAGTAATACCTATTATACTACCAGTGTTTTGCCTTTATATCTCATATTTCTATTATAATGGATAGTTCTGCATCAGAACTTTGAGCTTTGAGGTGGAATGATTTACAGTTGAATCAAAGTACTATTATATTGGAAATagtagtttcaaaaatattgtggtCTGTTTAAGTGTATTCGTCTTCCATCGGCAGAAATATTTGTTGGATTACATTAGAACTTTGCCAGTTCTGTTTCATAGGGCTTGTTCTTGCATAATTTGTCTTTATTTTAAGGTGCCTCTCGTTTAAAACttcagcaaaaaatatataccatacaAAAACCTAATAACACGACCTTAGCGATTTGCTCAAGTCATCTTAGCAAAAGATAACTTCCATTACCTCTTACTAATTTTTAGCGactgaaaatataatttgttctgctttttcatacgagtatatgtagaATTGATGAGCAGTAAATGGACGTAGAAATGATACTAAACCCAAAAGATAAATACTAACAACCTCAGCTAATGTTTCTGAGCTATCGTCCGTTGTATTCAATATTAATTTCCGCAGAGAGACATACACGACATATGTGACGTCTCGCATATCCCTCTTAAGAATTTCCCTTCGCTacaataagtaatttttttttcactctatATAATTTCAagctattttttaaagaagatTTCAGGATATGTTATGATGCCGTGTATTTAAGGAAATCGGGCTGTTGTATACGTAAGCTCCAACAAGTTTGTACAGCTGATTGGTTTGGTTTGCGAAGCAAAGGTAAGAAACTAATATTCGTCTCGGACCGACAACAGTTAGTCCGCAGAGTAAAGTATTTCCCAATTATAGTGAAGACTAGTCGCTGATGAGCTTTTTGTGTTGCTAACTAACAATGGAATCCGATGTCAAGGCTAGGCGAATGACATTGTTATATTATCACGAGCCATATTCGAGAACACTTTATGCAGTACGGCCCGTCGAAAACGGCCATGGCCCTGTTTGTCAAGAGATGGTCCCAGTCCCAGTCTCAGTTTTAGGAGCGTAACCAATGGGATCAAATATCTGGTTCTCAAATGTACTATATGTAATAAGAGGTGGGCTTCAAAAGCATCACAAAGCCAGCACTTACAGTCATCTCCACAGTTTACCTTCTGCTAAGGGACGACACTATTAAGTGGAACACTTACGGCTGAAAAACGGCGAAAGGCATTGGTGCAGTTCTGGCAGGTGCATCTCATCTGGGTGCCTGCTCACAAGATTGAAGGCCGAATGAACTAGAACAATAGACCTTAAGTCACGGTGCATTCCTCAACCagtttttattcattatttttagtttGTGACGTAATGATTGAAAGGGGGACCTTGTTTTTAATTGCTAAAGAAGTTTGATTGTTTCGAGGTTCCCaacttttttaaagacaaaaacaagaaacttcaaattgaatGGTGAAGGAACATTctatgacattttttttttgaagtttatttctttcaaatataggcagtggctacgtctcagaaaaaataaaattgatggtccatccgttgagtccaattttcgatgactcgttcgagcatttcgactggtaactggcgaatgacaaaagtggtgttttgctccaaggcctgaatcgaagcgggattgtccgcgtagattttaaactttacatattcccacaggaaaaagtctaacggtgtgaaatcacacgatcttggtggccaatcgacaggCCCAAAACGTTatattatctgctcaccgaagtgttctctcaataaatccattgattgatgcgatgtatgggaagtggcgccgttttgttgaaaccaaatgtcgccaagatcacgagcttcaatttcaggcatcaagtagttggttatcatggcgcgattcATCAccagcataatttttgaagaaatatggaccgatgattccaccagcccacaaaccacaccaagcagtagatttttctggatgaaatagtAGCTTTTCATCCCAAATATGGCaactttgcttgtttacatgccCATTTAGCTAGAAATGGGACTCATCgctaaataaaatttggctcgaaaacgtcgtatCTTCTTGGACATTTTTTAGAGCCCATAcagtgaagcgatgtcgcttgagatgGTCAAGCAGCTTCTgttcttacacaagctgtattttcaatttaagatttcgacgtgAAATGCGACAAGTCATTCCATACatcagtctgagttgctgcgaacggcgacgaatcatcccttcactgcgtactggacgtggtctactcttccgaatattatccaataatgagtgctgggtctcaagatgcgTGATGGTGTTgggaatagtacgctcagtacgccgattatgttgaccataagttgagcggaGCGCctaaacacattatttacagaacggaaattttcgcaataaagttgaacaatttgtaagCGTTGTTCAGACACGACtcatgcgtgatctgtcaaaaaaggctattggaaaaagtacctctacctGAATCATCCGTTATGTACATATTCTTGCTTTATATGAACTCAATATcagaaaaaatgttgcaaagtATCTTTTAGTTTCCCAAAATGTGTACTCTGAACGAAGCACATCATTACATGATGACAGGGGTGGCCAACTGTGTGTGCGCTTATTTTCAGGAATGAATTCCCTCCATGGAAATTTAATACTGCTAAAGTAAATACCACTATTACTACgggtagtacatacatatgtgttcttAGGAGTCGCAGTATATCGAATATAACGTAATCTACAGTGGCAATTCGCACGTGGGGTTGGGGTCACGCCGTGTGCTCACTAGTTAAATGGACTCTTTGCACCTCAAGTGGTTGCTCAAATATTAAACGACGCGTATTTACTGCCTGCCACGCTCCCAACCGCTCAGCAATATTCTGCGCTGGCCATATAACAATCAACGGTTGCGTCATTGCCATAAGGAAAATCAGTCTGTACAAATGCGCAGACAATGAGCCAGTCAGTTAATTGAGAGCCGCGAACGTGTAAAGACATCGACGTCCGGGTCTTCGTTGAATGGTAAGACGAATACAAACGGAACGGAACGTCTTCAAGT
Proteins encoded in this region:
- the LOC120769167 gene encoding ATP-dependent RNA helicase DHX33-like; this translates as MSTGMESKYLLTSKTPVKSPHGGGAKTSVSISSFPIKRKLQSPVNGIENVIIKAPKLNNGSATTTSNGKSNVNTPTPNGGILHLNGKGIPSKQQLELQRQALPVYKVRQRLILEARRSETMLLMGETGSGKTTQIPQFLYESGFAQKGMIGITQPRRVAAITVARRVAQEQGCRLGETVGYTVRFEDCTSPQTRIRFLTDGCLLREAIADRLLRQYTVLILDEAHERTINTDVLFGIVKEAQKQRRQRGLTPLKIVITSATMDIDHFGKYFNVRGMYLEGKTYPVKVMHAKDTQPDYLNAALVTLFQFHRAEPVNHDVLIFLTGQEEIEAMAHQIRQIAKTHDAELSPVRVFPLYAQLPQNKQLECFLPAHANSRKIVLATNIAETSVTIPGIRCVIDCGFVKRRVYNPSSGLDALRIVRVSQAQAWQRCGRAGRDAPGTCYRTYTQAEMESFENMPKPEILRSNICSTVLQLLALGIDCRTFDFLDRPTPEAVDDAYRKLEALGAVRNYKIKPELTTLGQQMSQFPLDPRYSKLLLSASAFGCMEEMLSLVAVLSGENVFVSSNEKRELAALAHAKFTSKHGDHLTLLNVFSAFLKTEKVKLWCHDNFLNTRNLSYAREVRKQLQEIVERLDLPLNSCGNNQDQVRKCLLIGLFDNIAELQRDNTYLTIAGRQRARIHPSSVFHGKYRPEFVIFTEIVLTERNFLRQVSEINPDWIADVLPNYAHLNRIKSSLK